Proteins encoded in a region of the Perca fluviatilis chromosome 6, GENO_Pfluv_1.0, whole genome shotgun sequence genome:
- the si:dkey-32e23.4 gene encoding dynamin-1-like protein isoform X1 → METLIPTINRLQEVFLTVGAEVIQLPQIVVVGSQSSGKSSVLESLVGRDFLPRGSGIVTRRPLVLQLVNVAPLQERLKSENGNGVKQNAQSSYPGVKAEEWGTFLHCKNQIFADFQEIRREIEAETERGSGDNKGITPEPIYLKIFSPKVLNLTLVDLPGITKVPVGDQPEDIEAQVQEMILSFISNPNSLILTVSPANSDLATSDALKLAREVDPDGRRTLLVVSKLDLMDAGTDALEVLLGRVIPVRLGIIGVVNRSQHDINTQKNLEDTVRDEHAFLQRHYPSLASRAGSRYLAKTLSRLLMHHIRDCLPELKTRVTVLSAQYQARLNSYGQPVEDHSATLLQIVTKFASDYCNTIEGTARYIQTSELCGGARICYIFHETFGRTLQSIDPLGGLTELDILTAIRNATGPRPALFVPEVSFELLVKRQIKRLEEPSMRCVELVHEELQRIIQHCSSYSTQELIRFPKLHDSIVEVVTGLLRKRLPVTNEMVHNLVAIELAYINTKHPDFTDAAQVSASVNSQQAEALDGGKRWKNEKVAEERIPAAGFGSPSKSQAINLLDSAMPVSRKLSAKEQRDCEIIQRLIKCYFLIVRKSIQDSVPKTVMHFLVNFVKEHLQSELVGQLYKQGLLQELLIESQDTAQQRTEVAQMLEALKKANNIISEMRETHLW, encoded by the exons ATGGAGACTCTGATTCCCACCATCAACCGGCTGCAGGAGGTGTTTCTCACAGTGGGTGCAGAGGTCATACAGCTCCCACAGATAGTCGTGGTCGGATCTCAG AGCAGTGGAAAGAGCTCTGTGTTGGAGAGCCTGGTTGGACGGGACTTTCTGCCTCGGGGATCAGGAATAGTCACGAGACGACCCCTCGTGTTGCAACTTGTTAATGTTGCCCCTCTGCAGGAGAGACTGAAGAGCGAGAATG GAAATGGGGTAAAGCAAAATGCCCAAAGCAGCTACCCAG GTGTCAAAGCTGAAGAATGGGGTACATTCCTGCACTGCAAGAACCAG ATCTTTGCAGATTTTCAGGAAATCCGTCGGGAAATTGAAGCCGAGACTGAACGCGGTTCAGGTGACAACAAG GGAATCACTCCAGAGCCCATATATTTGAAGATTTTCTCCCCCAAAGTCCTTAATCTGACCCTGGTTGATTTACCTGGAATTACTAAG GTTCCCGTTGGCGACCAGCCAGAGGATATTGAGGCACAAGTACAAGAGATGATCCTGTCCTTCATCTCCAATCCAAACTCCCTCATCCTCACAGTGTCCCCTGCCAATTCTGACTTGGCCacctctgatgctctgaaattGGCTCGCGAGGTCGATCCAGATG gtcgTCGAACACTGCTGGTGGTCAGTAAGCTGGACCTGATGGATGCAGGGACTGATGCTCTGGAGGTCCTTCTGGGTCGAGTCATTCCAGTCAGACTTGGGATTATCGGGGTGGTTAACAG GAGCCAGCATGACATCAATACCCAGAAGAACCTGGAGGACACAGTGAGGGATGAGCACGCCTTCCTGCAGCGCCATTACCCCTCGCTGGCCTCCCGCGCCGGCTCACGCTATCTGGCCAAAACTCTCAGCCGGCTGCTCATGCACCACATCCGGGACTGCCTGCCAGAGCTCAAAACCCGAGTAACCGTGCTGAGCGCCCAGTACCAGGCGCGGCTCAACAGCTACGGCCAGCCAGTCGAGGACCACAGTGCCACCCTGCTGCAGATAGTCACCAAGTTCGCCAGCGATTACTGCAACACCATCGAGGGAACAGCCAGATACATCCAGACCTCCGAGCT CTGTGGGGGTGCTCGGATCTGCTACATATTCCATGAGACCTTTGGGCGCACTTTGCAGTCCATCGACCCCCTGGGAGGACTGACGGAGCTTGATATCCTCACTGCCATCCGCAATGCAACg gGTCCGCGGCCAGCACTTTTTGTTCCCGAGGTGTCCTTTGAGTTGTTGGTGAAGCGGCAAATTAAGCGGCTGGAGGAGCCAAGTATGCGCTGTGTAGAGCTGGTTCACGAAGAGCTGCAGAGGATCATCCAGCACTGCTCCTCCTACAGCACACAG GAGCTTATACGTTTCCCCAAACTGCACGATTCCATTGTGGAAGTAGTGACTGGATTACTGAGGAAGCGCTTGCCGGTTACTAATGAAATG GTACACAATTTAGTAGCAATAGAGCTCGCCTACATCAACACAAAACACCCAGACTTCACGGATGCAGCGCAGGTCTCTGCGTCTGTCAACAGTCAGCAG GCGGAGGCTCTTGATGGAGGGAAGCGCTGGAAGAACGAGAAGGTTGCAGAAGAGAGGATTCCGGCTGCAGGCTTTGGCAGTCCCAGCAAAAGCCAGGCCATTAACCTCCTCGACTCA GCAATGCCCGTATCCCGCAAGCTGAGTGCAAAGGAGCAGAGGGACTGCGAGATCATCCAGCGCCTCATCAAGTGCTACTTCCTCATTGTCCGCAAAAGCATCCAGGACAG tGTGCCCAAGACAGTGATGCACTTCCTGGTGAACTTTGTGAAAGAGCATCTGCAGAGTGAGCTGGTGGGTCAGCTTTACAAACAGGGACTGCTGCAGGAGCTGCTCATTGAGTCCCAGGACACGGCACAGCAGCGGACCGAGGTGGCTCAAATGCTtgag gCGCTCAAAAAAGCCAATAACATCATCTCTGAGATGAGGGAGACGCATCTGTGGTAG
- the si:dkey-32e23.4 gene encoding dynamin-1-like protein isoform X2 yields METLIPTINRLQEVFLTVGAEVIQLPQIVVVGSQSSGKSSVLESLVGRDFLPRGSGIVTRRPLVLQLVNVAPLQERLKSENGVKAEEWGTFLHCKNQIFADFQEIRREIEAETERGSGDNKGITPEPIYLKIFSPKVLNLTLVDLPGITKVPVGDQPEDIEAQVQEMILSFISNPNSLILTVSPANSDLATSDALKLAREVDPDGRRTLLVVSKLDLMDAGTDALEVLLGRVIPVRLGIIGVVNRSQHDINTQKNLEDTVRDEHAFLQRHYPSLASRAGSRYLAKTLSRLLMHHIRDCLPELKTRVTVLSAQYQARLNSYGQPVEDHSATLLQIVTKFASDYCNTIEGTARYIQTSELCGGARICYIFHETFGRTLQSIDPLGGLTELDILTAIRNATGPRPALFVPEVSFELLVKRQIKRLEEPSMRCVELVHEELQRIIQHCSSYSTQELIRFPKLHDSIVEVVTGLLRKRLPVTNEMVHNLVAIELAYINTKHPDFTDAAQVSASVNSQQAEALDGGKRWKNEKVAEERIPAAGFGSPSKSQAINLLDSAMPVSRKLSAKEQRDCEIIQRLIKCYFLIVRKSIQDSVPKTVMHFLVNFVKEHLQSELVGQLYKQGLLQELLIESQDTAQQRTEVAQMLEALKKANNIISEMRETHLW; encoded by the exons ATGGAGACTCTGATTCCCACCATCAACCGGCTGCAGGAGGTGTTTCTCACAGTGGGTGCAGAGGTCATACAGCTCCCACAGATAGTCGTGGTCGGATCTCAG AGCAGTGGAAAGAGCTCTGTGTTGGAGAGCCTGGTTGGACGGGACTTTCTGCCTCGGGGATCAGGAATAGTCACGAGACGACCCCTCGTGTTGCAACTTGTTAATGTTGCCCCTCTGCAGGAGAGACTGAAGAGCGAGAATG GTGTCAAAGCTGAAGAATGGGGTACATTCCTGCACTGCAAGAACCAG ATCTTTGCAGATTTTCAGGAAATCCGTCGGGAAATTGAAGCCGAGACTGAACGCGGTTCAGGTGACAACAAG GGAATCACTCCAGAGCCCATATATTTGAAGATTTTCTCCCCCAAAGTCCTTAATCTGACCCTGGTTGATTTACCTGGAATTACTAAG GTTCCCGTTGGCGACCAGCCAGAGGATATTGAGGCACAAGTACAAGAGATGATCCTGTCCTTCATCTCCAATCCAAACTCCCTCATCCTCACAGTGTCCCCTGCCAATTCTGACTTGGCCacctctgatgctctgaaattGGCTCGCGAGGTCGATCCAGATG gtcgTCGAACACTGCTGGTGGTCAGTAAGCTGGACCTGATGGATGCAGGGACTGATGCTCTGGAGGTCCTTCTGGGTCGAGTCATTCCAGTCAGACTTGGGATTATCGGGGTGGTTAACAG GAGCCAGCATGACATCAATACCCAGAAGAACCTGGAGGACACAGTGAGGGATGAGCACGCCTTCCTGCAGCGCCATTACCCCTCGCTGGCCTCCCGCGCCGGCTCACGCTATCTGGCCAAAACTCTCAGCCGGCTGCTCATGCACCACATCCGGGACTGCCTGCCAGAGCTCAAAACCCGAGTAACCGTGCTGAGCGCCCAGTACCAGGCGCGGCTCAACAGCTACGGCCAGCCAGTCGAGGACCACAGTGCCACCCTGCTGCAGATAGTCACCAAGTTCGCCAGCGATTACTGCAACACCATCGAGGGAACAGCCAGATACATCCAGACCTCCGAGCT CTGTGGGGGTGCTCGGATCTGCTACATATTCCATGAGACCTTTGGGCGCACTTTGCAGTCCATCGACCCCCTGGGAGGACTGACGGAGCTTGATATCCTCACTGCCATCCGCAATGCAACg gGTCCGCGGCCAGCACTTTTTGTTCCCGAGGTGTCCTTTGAGTTGTTGGTGAAGCGGCAAATTAAGCGGCTGGAGGAGCCAAGTATGCGCTGTGTAGAGCTGGTTCACGAAGAGCTGCAGAGGATCATCCAGCACTGCTCCTCCTACAGCACACAG GAGCTTATACGTTTCCCCAAACTGCACGATTCCATTGTGGAAGTAGTGACTGGATTACTGAGGAAGCGCTTGCCGGTTACTAATGAAATG GTACACAATTTAGTAGCAATAGAGCTCGCCTACATCAACACAAAACACCCAGACTTCACGGATGCAGCGCAGGTCTCTGCGTCTGTCAACAGTCAGCAG GCGGAGGCTCTTGATGGAGGGAAGCGCTGGAAGAACGAGAAGGTTGCAGAAGAGAGGATTCCGGCTGCAGGCTTTGGCAGTCCCAGCAAAAGCCAGGCCATTAACCTCCTCGACTCA GCAATGCCCGTATCCCGCAAGCTGAGTGCAAAGGAGCAGAGGGACTGCGAGATCATCCAGCGCCTCATCAAGTGCTACTTCCTCATTGTCCGCAAAAGCATCCAGGACAG tGTGCCCAAGACAGTGATGCACTTCCTGGTGAACTTTGTGAAAGAGCATCTGCAGAGTGAGCTGGTGGGTCAGCTTTACAAACAGGGACTGCTGCAGGAGCTGCTCATTGAGTCCCAGGACACGGCACAGCAGCGGACCGAGGTGGCTCAAATGCTtgag gCGCTCAAAAAAGCCAATAACATCATCTCTGAGATGAGGGAGACGCATCTGTGGTAG
- the ubl4a gene encoding ubiquitin-like protein 4A produces the protein MILTVKPLQGKECSVQVTEDEKVSSVKELVSERLNIPANQQRLLYKGKALADEHRLSDYSIGPEAKLNLVIRPVGERTGASGMAASSSSSSSSGSSTTHGRVWQTVSTILARHFSPSDAAKVHEQLIKDYERSLRQLSLDDIERLAGRLLHPDAEGMDTSYMD, from the exons ATGATCCTTACCGTGAAACCGCTTCAAGGAAAAGAATGCAGTGTACAG GTGACTGAAGATGAAAAGGTCTCCTCAGTGAAGGAACTTGTGTCAGAACGTCTCAACATACCAGCGAACCAGCAGCGGTTGCTCTATAAAGGGAAAGCGCTTGCAG ATGAGCACAGACTGAGTGATTACTCCATTGGGCCAGAGGCTAAATTGAATCTGGTTATCCGTCCAGTGGGGGAGAGGACTGGAGCGTCAGGGATggctgccagcagcagcagcagcagcagcagcgggagCAGCACCACGCACGGAAGAGTGTGGCAGACGGTGTCCACTATTCTTGCTCGACACTTTAGTCCATCAGATGCTGCAAAAGTCCATGAACAGCTTATTAAG gACTATGAACGCTCCCTTAGACAACTTAGTCTTGATGACATTGAGCGCTTGGCGGGACGACTGCTTCACCCCGACGCCGAGGGCATGGACACCTCCTACATGGACTAA